The sequence GCCCCAAAACCCCGGCCTCGCGGTCCGGCCTCTGCGTCTGAGGCTGGGCCTGCGCGTTCTCCGCTGGCGTGGTGGTGACCTGGACCTTTAGCTGTTTGCCGTCGCGGTAAAGCTCCACCTCCACCTTCCTGCCGATCGGCGTTTCCCCAACGAGCCGCTGCAACTGGCGCACGTCCTTTACGGCCGTGCCGTTGAAACCGGTGATTATGTCCCCCTGCAGGATGCCTGATTTCGCGGCGGGGCCGCCGGGAACCACATCGTTGACGAGGGCGCCGCTTGCCCTGGGCAGACCGAAGGATTTGGCCATCTCCTCGGTGACCGACTGGATCGATACGCCGAGCCAGCCGCGGCTCACGTTCCCCTTGCTGATGAGCTGGGTGACCACCTGCTTCGCCATGTTCACCGGAATCGCGAAGCCGATCCCCTGTCCCGCTGCGACGATGGCGGTGTTGATCCCGATCACCTCGCCGTAGATGTTGAGTAGCGGCCCCCCGGAGTTGCCCGGGTTGATGGAGGCGTCGGTCTGGATGAAGTCCTCGTAGGTCTCGATCCCCATGTTGGAGCGGCCGGTGGCCGAGACGACCCCGACGGTGACGGTGCGGTCAAGGCCGAAGGGGTTGCCGATGGCGATGGCCCACTGTCCCACCTGCAGCTTGGTCGAATCGCCGAGTACCGCGGCCGGGAGCGGCTCCTTCGCGTTGATCTTGATGACCGCGATGTCGGTCTTCGGGTCGGAACCGATCACCTTGCCGGTGTAGACGCTCTCGTTGGAGAGCTTGACCTGGATGGTCTCCGCGTCCCTGACCACGTGGTCGTTGGTGACGATGTACCCTTCCTGGTTCAGGATGAAGCCTGAGCCTAGGCTGCTTTCCCTTCTGTACTGCGGGCGGCCCATGTCGCCGAAGAAATCCTCGAAGAACGGCGAGCCTTCAAAGAAGGGGCGCACCAGTTTCTTCTTCCCTATGGTGGAGATGTTCACCACGGACGGGGTGACTTTTTTGACAAGAGTGGTGAAGGCCTGCTGGGTGACGAGTATGTCCTTGGGAACTTCTTGGACCGGAGCCGGAACAGACTCTTTTCTGTTCGACTCGTACAGCATGGCACCTTCTTTCTTCTTGCAGGAAGTAAGGGCGGCGGAAAGGATGA is a genomic window of Geomonas ferrireducens containing:
- a CDS encoding DegQ family serine endoprotease, with product MKSIRLLALFLILSAALTSCKKKEGAMLYESNRKESVPAPVQEVPKDILVTQQAFTTLVKKVTPSVVNISTIGKKKLVRPFFEGSPFFEDFFGDMGRPQYRRESSLGSGFILNQEGYIVTNDHVVRDAETIQVKLSNESVYTGKVIGSDPKTDIAVIKINAKEPLPAAVLGDSTKLQVGQWAIAIGNPFGLDRTVTVGVVSATGRSNMGIETYEDFIQTDASINPGNSGGPLLNIYGEVIGINTAIVAAGQGIGFAIPVNMAKQVVTQLISKGNVSRGWLGVSIQSVTEEMAKSFGLPRASGALVNDVVPGGPAAKSGILQGDIITGFNGTAVKDVRQLQRLVGETPIGRKVEVELYRDGKQLKVQVTTTPAENAQAQPQTQRPDREAGVLGLSVEELGPDAHRRGLTGVVVSDLEPGGIAEESGIQRGDVIVSVNQRKVRNLAEYQKAMKDAANRGAVALLVRRGNASIYFALKLR